Proteins from a genomic interval of Paenibacillus lentus:
- a CDS encoding pseudouridine synthase, which yields MERLQKILAGAGVASRRKCEELILNGQVQVNGETVTTLGTKADPAVDVITVNGKPIGAEKKIYIMLNKPKGVITSASDPQGRKIVTDYLKGISERLYPVGRLDYDTEGLLLLTNDGDFAHLLTHPKHHVPKTYLATVKGVPHGTELDKLKQGIMLEDGMTSPAEVEYYDVDPEGKQAVISITIHEGRNRQVRRMFEAIQHPVTKLKRISFGDLYLDNLKRGIYRHLSKEEVEGLFKQARNAGKPRKR from the coding sequence ATGGAAAGATTACAGAAAATATTAGCCGGTGCGGGTGTGGCATCGCGTCGCAAATGCGAGGAATTGATTTTGAATGGTCAGGTACAAGTGAACGGAGAAACGGTAACTACGCTCGGGACCAAGGCCGATCCGGCGGTTGATGTTATTACCGTGAATGGAAAACCGATCGGTGCGGAGAAGAAGATCTACATTATGCTTAACAAACCTAAGGGTGTAATAACAAGTGCATCTGATCCGCAGGGAAGAAAAATTGTCACCGATTATTTGAAGGGCATTTCTGAGCGGCTGTATCCAGTGGGCCGCCTGGATTATGATACAGAGGGCTTGCTGTTATTAACGAACGACGGCGACTTTGCCCACCTGCTGACTCATCCAAAGCATCATGTTCCCAAGACCTACTTGGCAACGGTGAAAGGGGTTCCGCACGGAACGGAGCTGGACAAGCTTAAGCAGGGGATTATGCTGGAGGATGGGATGACTTCGCCGGCCGAGGTTGAGTATTACGATGTGGATCCCGAGGGCAAGCAAGCGGTGATCAGTATTACGATTCATGAAGGGCGAAACCGTCAAGTTCGGCGGATGTTTGAAGCGATCCAGCATCCGGTAACGAAGCTGAAGCGGATTTCCTTTGGTGATCTATATCTCGATAATTTAAAAAGGGGGATATACCGCCATTTAAGCAAAGAAGAGGTAGAAGGTCTATTTAAACAAGCTCGTAATGCGGGCAAGCCAAGAAAACGATAG
- a CDS encoding redoxin domain-containing protein, with amino-acid sequence MGRARRPVQIVILMLIVILGGYAIGTAVFGGEEGIPKEGDNPPAFNLRGLDGQVHNLEKYQGKALVINFWATWCKYCVSEMPALQTQWEKWKDQDVVILGINTGEDDMTVSNFVKQTGVDFPILFDKQSEIVGKYGVVPMPTTFFVNKRGKITSIHQGELDLKTLNQQINQLVRSR; translated from the coding sequence ATGGGTAGGGCAAGACGTCCAGTACAAATTGTTATTTTGATGCTCATTGTCATTTTGGGCGGCTATGCGATCGGTACGGCCGTATTTGGAGGCGAGGAGGGCATACCTAAAGAAGGTGATAACCCTCCTGCCTTTAATTTGCGAGGTTTAGACGGACAGGTACATAATCTGGAGAAGTACCAGGGCAAGGCGCTGGTGATTAACTTTTGGGCCACTTGGTGTAAGTATTGTGTGAGTGAAATGCCGGCATTACAGACGCAATGGGAGAAATGGAAGGATCAGGACGTGGTCATCCTGGGGATAAATACCGGTGAGGACGATATGACCGTGTCCAATTTCGTGAAGCAGACCGGCGTCGATTTTCCAATATTATTCGATAAGCAGAGTGAAATTGTTGGCAAATATGGAGTAGTACCCATGCCGACAACCTTTTTTGTGAATAAGAGAGGCAAAATAACCTCCATCCATCAGGGTGAGCTAGATTTGAAGACGCTTAACCAACAAATTAACCAGTTGGTGAGATCCCGATGA
- the resB gene encoding cytochrome c biogenesis protein ResB: MIKNTKCECGHQNPVGTVLCEACGKPQYEEKGDNSSELLEMRYDGVARRSQRANPNFIDKIWNFFSSVKVAVYLITITLIGAMLGTVFTQETMFVQIDPEAYYKRKYGTIGEIYYRLGLSDTYNSWWFILLLVMIGASLVICSLDRVLPLYRALSKQKIRKHMHFLTRQRVVYQGPVSENGDAWVQKAVAPLKKKGYRVHIESGALLAEKQRFSRWGPYVIHIGLIVFLLAVLFRGLPGLHMDEHYWFPEGEITAIPDTPYYLKNEKFTVEFYNEDEMSEEFKQRGKIVPKLFETQAVLYECVDNCNDPLKEPTLEEVDRHNIRVNDPLNYKGFQAYQFDFEEVMLLRSVQVTLIDKQTGEHYGKIKLSMKDPQTEFEVGPYKLKLKDKYLDFGLDDQKRPISQSGEPKAPAFLFTITGPGLPPDGGQYFYFPFFEQQAFFEQDKLNEALGGVNDRLTLDVMAMEDVDYIRFKSYLNIRIDRAMPFVWAGLGIVMIGLIMGFYWQHRRIWLRVDDGVLTLGGHTTKNWFGMRREVSAFLKNMGIEVDEKSLDNGGNRS; this comes from the coding sequence TTGATTAAGAATACGAAATGTGAATGCGGGCATCAGAATCCTGTCGGAACGGTGCTCTGCGAAGCTTGCGGCAAACCGCAATACGAGGAGAAGGGTGACAACTCCAGTGAATTATTGGAAATGCGCTATGATGGAGTAGCGCGCCGCTCGCAGCGGGCAAATCCAAATTTTATCGATAAAATCTGGAATTTCTTTTCCTCGGTTAAGGTAGCGGTATACCTGATTACGATTACATTAATTGGGGCTATGCTGGGAACTGTTTTTACCCAGGAAACTATGTTCGTACAAATCGATCCTGAAGCCTACTACAAACGGAAATATGGAACCATCGGTGAAATTTATTATAGGCTCGGGTTATCTGATACGTATAATTCCTGGTGGTTCATTCTGCTGCTCGTCATGATCGGGGCATCGCTCGTCATTTGCAGTCTTGACCGGGTGTTGCCGTTATACAGAGCGCTATCCAAACAGAAAATACGTAAGCATATGCATTTTTTGACCCGGCAAAGGGTCGTATATCAAGGGCCTGTATCTGAGAACGGCGATGCTTGGGTTCAGAAGGCTGTTGCACCACTGAAAAAGAAGGGGTATCGCGTTCATATCGAGAGCGGTGCACTACTTGCGGAGAAGCAGCGTTTTAGCCGTTGGGGGCCGTACGTTATCCATATCGGTCTGATTGTATTTTTGCTCGCTGTTCTATTTCGCGGTCTTCCCGGACTCCATATGGATGAACATTACTGGTTCCCTGAAGGGGAGATTACAGCTATACCGGATACGCCCTATTACTTGAAAAATGAGAAGTTTACTGTGGAATTTTATAATGAGGACGAAATGTCCGAGGAGTTCAAGCAAAGGGGGAAAATCGTACCTAAGCTGTTTGAAACGCAAGCAGTTCTGTATGAATGCGTTGACAATTGCAATGATCCATTGAAGGAACCGACACTTGAGGAGGTAGATCGGCATAATATCCGCGTAAATGATCCACTGAATTATAAGGGCTTCCAAGCATATCAGTTTGATTTTGAAGAAGTGATGCTGCTTCGTTCGGTTCAGGTGACGCTGATCGATAAGCAGACCGGTGAGCACTACGGGAAAATCAAGCTTAGTATGAAAGATCCCCAAACCGAATTTGAGGTCGGGCCATACAAGCTCAAGCTAAAGGATAAGTATTTGGATTTTGGCCTGGATGATCAAAAAAGACCGATTAGCCAATCGGGAGAGCCAAAGGCACCCGCCTTTTTGTTTACGATTACAGGGCCGGGTTTGCCTCCGGACGGAGGACAATACTTTTACTTCCCTTTCTTTGAGCAACAAGCGTTCTTCGAACAAGATAAGCTGAACGAAGCACTTGGCGGAGTGAATGATAGGTTAACGCTCGATGTAATGGCTATGGAGGATGTCGATTATATACGGTTCAAAAGTTATTTGAATATTCGTATCGACCGGGCGATGCCGTTTGTATGGGCAGGCCTTGGAATCGTTATGATTGGACTTATTATGGGCTTCTATTGGCAGCACCGTAGAATCTGGCTGCGTGTTGATGATGGTGTCTTGACACTAGGTGGACACACGACCAAGAATTGGTTCGGTATGAGGCGTGAAGTATCCGCTTTCTTGAAGAATATGGGGATTGAAGTGGATGAGAAGTCTTTGGATAACGGAGGAAACCGGTCATGA
- the ccsB gene encoding c-type cytochrome biogenesis protein CcsB has protein sequence MNLLEISKQAFVIAFLLYCVAFCFYVVTITGKTWKNRDPQLHERKWGRISFITSTLGLITHLVYVFTRWVWSGHIPVSNMYEFMTFLSLMIILAFTILYLIYRKSLLGLFATPLAIVVMAYAAVFPKDVQPLIPSLNSIWLYIHVTLAAAGDAFFAVGFAAGLMCLLRTIDFKGTDKSARRQKLWLEITFYSIIIVVGFIVSVFAFRASGYEAIFTSNAAQGNDAGQVSVAKEIYNLPPIVAPHGSHLESTDSFLGMSKPLVEVPSWFKGVNAGRKTNTIVWAFITGTILYGLLRFIIRKPLSEAVAPALKSIDADDLDEISYRAIAIGFPVFTLGALVFAMIWAQQAWGRFWGWDPKEVWALITWLFYSVYLHLRLSRGFHGRKASWLAVLGFMVVMFTLVGVNLIIAGLHSYAGTD, from the coding sequence ATGAATTTATTAGAGATCAGTAAACAGGCATTTGTCATTGCTTTTTTACTCTATTGTGTGGCATTTTGTTTCTATGTGGTGACAATTACGGGGAAAACGTGGAAAAATCGTGATCCGCAGCTTCACGAACGCAAATGGGGCAGAATTTCATTCATCACTTCTACACTAGGTCTTATTACTCATTTGGTTTATGTTTTCACGAGATGGGTCTGGTCGGGACATATTCCAGTCAGTAATATGTATGAATTTATGACCTTCTTGTCTTTAATGATCATATTAGCATTTACGATCTTATATTTAATATATCGTAAATCCTTGCTCGGTTTGTTCGCCACGCCGCTGGCGATCGTCGTCATGGCGTATGCAGCGGTGTTTCCGAAGGATGTGCAGCCGTTGATTCCGTCCTTGAATTCGATCTGGCTGTACATTCACGTGACGCTTGCGGCAGCGGGGGATGCTTTCTTTGCCGTCGGATTTGCCGCAGGACTGATGTGTCTTCTGCGTACGATTGATTTCAAGGGTACCGATAAATCCGCGCGTCGCCAGAAACTATGGCTTGAAATTACGTTTTATTCTATTATTATAGTAGTGGGCTTCATTGTTTCCGTTTTTGCATTCCGTGCCTCGGGTTATGAAGCTATATTTACATCTAATGCTGCTCAAGGTAATGATGCTGGCCAAGTCAGCGTAGCTAAAGAGATCTATAATTTACCGCCGATCGTAGCACCCCATGGCAGCCATTTGGAAAGCACAGATTCTTTCCTTGGTATGAGCAAGCCATTAGTTGAGGTTCCGTCCTGGTTCAAAGGGGTGAATGCAGGTCGAAAGACCAACACTATTGTATGGGCGTTTATTACCGGAACCATTCTATACGGTCTCTTGAGATTTATTATTCGCAAGCCATTAAGCGAAGCTGTGGCTCCGGCTCTGAAGAGCATCGACGCTGATGATTTGGATGAAATTAGTTATCGGGCAATCGCGATTGGGTTTCCGGTGTTTACACTCGGAGCCCTTGTATTTGCGATGATTTGGGCCCAGCAGGCTTGGGGGCGGTTTTGGGGCTGGGATCCAAAGGAAGTATGGGCGCTTATTACCTGGTTATTCTACAGCGTATATCTCCATCTCCGTTTATCGCGGGGATTCCATGGCCGCAAAGCCTCATGGCTAGCCGTACTTGGGTTTATGGTTGTCATGTTCACGCTCGTAGGCGTTAATCTGATCATCGCCGGCTTGCATTCTTACGCGGGCACGGACTAA
- a CDS encoding response regulator transcription factor, whose protein sequence is MSDQENRILVVDDEERIRRLLKMYLEKEGYEIDEAEDGETALKKATSNDYGLILLDVMLPGIDGVEVCSRLRQVKSTPVLMLTAKGEEINRVQGFEVGADDYVVKPFSPREVIYRVKAIMRRASATAYLTKENGTSNNIVFPHLVIEHDAHRVTASGQEVSLTPKEYELLHYLATSPDKVFSREELLKDVWNYEFFGDLRTVDTHVKRLREKLNKVSPESAAMITTVWGVGYKLEVAK, encoded by the coding sequence ATGTCAGATCAAGAAAACCGCATTCTCGTAGTGGATGATGAAGAGCGTATTCGCCGTCTGCTCAAAATGTACTTAGAAAAAGAGGGCTATGAAATCGATGAAGCGGAAGATGGTGAGACCGCTCTCAAGAAAGCAACCTCCAATGATTATGGTTTAATTTTGCTAGACGTCATGCTGCCAGGAATCGACGGGGTCGAAGTATGCAGCCGTTTGCGCCAGGTTAAATCAACGCCGGTATTGATGTTAACGGCCAAAGGAGAAGAAATAAACCGGGTACAGGGATTTGAAGTGGGGGCAGATGATTATGTTGTCAAACCATTTAGTCCCCGTGAGGTGATATATCGCGTCAAAGCGATCATGAGGCGTGCTTCGGCTACTGCTTATTTAACCAAGGAGAATGGAACCAGCAATAATATCGTGTTCCCGCACCTTGTAATCGAGCATGATGCTCACCGGGTGACTGCAAGCGGGCAAGAGGTTAGCCTTACGCCAAAGGAGTACGAGCTGCTCCATTACTTGGCAACCTCTCCTGATAAGGTGTTCTCTCGCGAGGAATTGCTGAAGGATGTCTGGAATTACGAATTCTTTGGCGATTTGCGAACGGTGGATACCCACGTCAAGCGGTTGCGCGAGAAGCTGAACAAGGTATCGCCGGAATCGGCTGCCATGATTACTACCGTGTGGGGAGTCGGCTATAAGCTGGAGGTCGCGAAATAA
- a CDS encoding ATP-binding protein, with protein MSFWRTLVGKLWITIIGLVAFVLMSMGLFLLPYIDTNFTDPVAVKKLFVIVAIIGFSLTTFFALFLFTKITQPMQKLIGAADSIRKGKYDTRLSLQTSDEIGELANTFNHMAEELENTIRSLNHEKEHLSSVLRSMNDAVITLDWEGAVILTNPPGDKLLYLWGDLPDEENDALQFKVHGERSIAIPKPLLPMFRKVLDQEGDQSANIHVKQSVWSVHMAPLSSDGEIRGAVAVLRDVTEEVRLEKMRRDFVANVSHEIRTPLSMMQGYSEALLDGMAASPEESQELVQVIHDESLRMGRLVRDLLDLARMEAGHTDIAMHQVDVKELIERVYRKFAVRAKEHDVHLELEMGTGSMIAEAANEDRLEQVLTNLLDNAFRHTPEGRSVYIAAASQQGKQGKELHISIRDEGSGIPTEDLPFVFERFYKADKARVRGTAVGTGLGLAIVKNIIDAHNGTIQVHSGVGKGADFHIVLPVEKVQ; from the coding sequence GTGAGCTTCTGGAGAACGCTTGTAGGTAAGCTGTGGATTACGATTATCGGTCTCGTGGCCTTTGTATTAATGAGCATGGGATTATTTCTGTTGCCGTATATAGATACGAATTTCACCGATCCCGTAGCAGTTAAGAAGCTGTTTGTCATCGTTGCCATTATTGGCTTCTCGCTTACGACATTCTTTGCCTTGTTCCTCTTCACGAAGATTACGCAGCCGATGCAGAAGTTGATCGGCGCTGCGGACTCAATTCGTAAGGGGAAATACGACACTCGGCTCTCGTTGCAGACGAGTGATGAAATCGGTGAACTAGCGAATACATTTAATCATATGGCTGAGGAACTGGAGAATACTATCCGCAGCTTAAACCATGAAAAAGAACACCTGTCTAGCGTTTTAAGAAGCATGAATGATGCCGTGATTACATTAGATTGGGAAGGAGCCGTCATTCTGACTAATCCTCCAGGGGATAAGTTGTTATATTTATGGGGCGATTTGCCGGATGAAGAGAATGACGCTCTCCAGTTCAAGGTTCATGGCGAACGATCGATTGCGATCCCCAAGCCTTTGCTCCCGATGTTTCGAAAGGTACTCGATCAGGAAGGCGATCAGAGCGCCAATATTCACGTAAAGCAGAGCGTGTGGTCGGTGCATATGGCGCCGCTCTCGTCGGATGGCGAGATTAGAGGGGCGGTAGCCGTTCTCCGCGATGTGACGGAAGAAGTTCGTCTGGAGAAAATGCGGCGGGATTTCGTTGCCAATGTTTCGCATGAGATTCGGACTCCGCTATCGATGATGCAAGGATACAGCGAAGCATTGCTTGACGGCATGGCTGCTTCTCCGGAAGAGAGTCAGGAGTTGGTACAGGTCATACATGATGAATCACTGCGCATGGGACGCTTAGTGCGCGATTTGCTCGACCTGGCTCGTATGGAAGCAGGGCACACCGACATTGCGATGCATCAGGTTGACGTCAAGGAGCTCATTGAGCGGGTATATCGGAAATTCGCTGTGCGGGCAAAAGAGCACGATGTTCATCTGGAATTGGAGATGGGTACGGGTTCAATGATTGCGGAGGCGGCGAATGAAGATCGATTGGAGCAGGTATTGACCAACTTGCTGGACAACGCCTTTAGGCATACGCCAGAGGGACGTAGCGTCTATATCGCTGCAGCCAGCCAGCAAGGTAAGCAGGGGAAGGAATTGCATATCTCGATCCGAGATGAAGGCTCAGGCATTCCGACAGAGGATTTGCCATTTGTCTTTGAACGGTTTTACAAAGCGGATAAAGCCCGAGTTCGCGGTACAGCGGTGGGCACGGGACTTGGCTTAGCCATAGTAAAAAATATAATCGATGCGCATAACGGCACGATTCAGGTTCATAGCGGAGTAGGCAAAGGGGCGGATTTTCATATCGTGCTTCCTGTCGAAAAGGTACAATAA
- the serA gene encoding phosphoglycerate dehydrogenase gives MYKVLVSDPISDLGIQQLMDASDVVVEKKTGLSEDELIQIIPDYDALLVRSQTKVTEKIMEAATNLKVIGRAGVGVDNINLDAATKRGIIVINAPDGNTITTCEHAFAMMMALARHIPQAYSKTIQGIWDRKFLGVELRNKKLGVLGMGRIGSEVAKRAKAFGMDILGYDPFMTEERAEKLGVKLASIDEIVRNADFITIHTPLTPETRHMISQPQFAVMKKGMRIINCARGGVVDEQALIEAIDQGIVAGAAFDVFEQEPPAADHPFLHNPKIIVTPHLGASTVEAQENVAIDVSEQVLHILRNEPFKNAVNMPPVATSVMNKLQPFFELGEKIGTFAAQLNNQAVHEIHVEYAGDLAEVDTQPLTRYIIKGVLSRHFGNEVNIVNSVHLAKVRDIDVVVSQSSATKGFTNRISVTLKTQDGQDRRIAGTLLKEYGARIVRIDKFPVDIAPEGNLIFISHNDKPGIVGSVGTLLGKNDVNIASMQVGRKIIGGEAIMVLTVDKTVSKEVLDDLTSLQELNSAQQIVFG, from the coding sequence ATGTACAAAGTACTAGTATCAGATCCCATCAGCGACCTTGGTATTCAGCAGTTGATGGACGCAAGCGATGTTGTAGTAGAGAAAAAGACGGGACTATCGGAGGATGAGCTCATCCAAATTATTCCTGACTATGACGCTTTGCTTGTTCGCAGCCAAACGAAAGTTACTGAAAAAATCATGGAAGCCGCAACCAATCTGAAAGTCATCGGTCGCGCTGGCGTCGGTGTTGATAATATCAATCTCGATGCAGCAACCAAACGTGGAATTATTGTCATCAACGCACCTGATGGCAACACGATTACAACTTGCGAGCATGCTTTTGCGATGATGATGGCGCTGGCTCGTCACATTCCACAAGCTTACAGCAAGACGATTCAAGGGATTTGGGACCGCAAATTCCTCGGCGTTGAGCTTCGCAATAAGAAATTGGGCGTTCTCGGCATGGGCCGGATCGGCAGTGAAGTTGCCAAACGCGCTAAAGCCTTCGGAATGGACATTCTCGGCTATGACCCGTTTATGACAGAGGAACGCGCGGAGAAATTGGGCGTGAAGCTTGCCAGTATCGATGAAATCGTGCGGAACGCTGACTTTATTACAATTCACACACCGCTGACCCCTGAGACAAGACATATGATCTCCCAGCCTCAGTTCGCAGTGATGAAGAAAGGCATGCGGATCATTAACTGTGCTCGCGGCGGAGTTGTCGATGAACAAGCGCTGATTGAAGCTATCGATCAAGGAATCGTTGCTGGAGCAGCCTTCGACGTATTCGAGCAGGAGCCGCCGGCAGCGGATCACCCATTCCTTCACAATCCAAAAATTATCGTTACTCCACACTTGGGCGCATCGACTGTAGAGGCTCAGGAAAATGTAGCGATCGACGTATCAGAGCAAGTGTTGCACATTCTGCGCAACGAGCCATTCAAGAACGCGGTTAATATGCCACCGGTCGCGACAAGTGTTATGAACAAGCTACAACCGTTTTTTGAGCTTGGGGAGAAAATCGGTACGTTTGCTGCCCAGTTGAACAACCAGGCCGTACATGAAATCCATGTGGAATATGCCGGCGATCTGGCAGAGGTAGATACTCAACCACTAACACGCTACATTATCAAGGGGGTATTGTCCCGTCACTTCGGAAACGAGGTAAACATCGTCAACTCGGTGCATTTGGCCAAGGTGCGCGACATTGATGTGGTTGTATCGCAATCCTCAGCTACTAAAGGCTTTACGAACCGGATTAGCGTTACTTTGAAGACACAAGACGGCCAGGATCGCCGCATCGCAGGTACTTTGCTAAAAGAGTACGGCGCCCGGATCGTACGGATCGACAAGTTCCCGGTAGATATTGCTCCGGAAGGCAACTTGATCTTTATCTCTCACAATGATAAGCCAGGCATTGTCGGCAGCGTAGGCACCTTGCTCGGCAAAAATGACGTTAATATTGCTTCAATGCAAGTTGGACGCAAAATTATTGGCGGCGAGGCAATCATGGTACTGACTGTGGATAAAACTGTTTCCAAGGAAGTGCTTGATGATTTGACAAGTCTTCAAGAGTTGAACAGCGCTCAGCAAATCGTATTTGGTTAA
- a CDS encoding CPBP family intramembrane glutamic endopeptidase, with product MKKNKFGKIKIQRVDPGQLNERLLLINLYITQGLTLFIGIIVLFFQKRNPISVLQFPTNYEFLLWGFGLAAVMFGFDFILSRFVKEESLDDGGINEMLFRNRPVWHIVIICVIVSICEELLFRGAIQHAIGPYWTSIIFALIHIRYLRHWIPTGWVFLSSYALGYIYIQAGTLWAPIVCHFLIDFISGLVIKYRRGK from the coding sequence ATGAAAAAAAACAAGTTTGGCAAAATAAAAATTCAAAGAGTCGATCCCGGTCAGCTTAATGAGCGCTTATTATTAATTAATCTATACATTACTCAAGGACTTACTTTATTTATCGGTATTATCGTCCTGTTTTTTCAGAAGCGAAACCCGATCTCGGTACTCCAATTTCCAACAAATTATGAATTTTTGCTGTGGGGCTTCGGACTCGCAGCAGTAATGTTCGGTTTTGATTTCATATTGTCGCGTTTCGTGAAAGAGGAGAGCCTCGATGACGGGGGAATCAACGAGATGCTCTTCCGCAATCGTCCTGTTTGGCATATCGTTATCATTTGCGTTATCGTATCTATTTGCGAAGAATTATTGTTCCGAGGGGCGATTCAGCATGCAATTGGTCCTTATTGGACGAGCATTATTTTTGCGCTCATCCATATTCGTTATCTCAGGCATTGGATTCCGACAGGATGGGTTTTTCTAAGCAGCTATGCGCTGGGCTATATTTATATACAGGCGGGTACGTTATGGGCGCCGATTGTATGTCACTTCCTCATTGATTTCATATCGGGACTCGTCATTAAATATCGGAGGGGAAAATGA
- a CDS encoding pyridoxamine 5'-phosphate oxidase family protein, which yields MDQAKLEQDIIKAIESNKFGSLGTVENGKPKVRYMAIFNDGLNIHLATNRKTHKVEELQKNPNMSLLLGYELGGTKELVEIEGTCDITKNDQLRQQVWNDDLKPWFDGPDDPNYVILDVTPSRIEYTAQGSEPMVWEA from the coding sequence ATGGATCAAGCAAAATTGGAGCAGGATATTATTAAGGCGATTGAGAGCAATAAGTTCGGCTCGTTGGGAACCGTAGAGAATGGCAAGCCGAAGGTGCGTTATATGGCAATTTTTAATGATGGACTGAACATCCATTTGGCAACTAATCGAAAGACGCATAAAGTGGAGGAATTGCAGAAGAATCCCAATATGAGCCTGTTGCTCGGTTATGAGCTCGGCGGGACAAAGGAGCTCGTTGAGATCGAGGGAACTTGTGATATCACAAAGAATGATCAGCTTAGACAGCAAGTTTGGAATGATGATCTGAAGCCTTGGTTTGATGGGCCGGACGATCCGAACTATGTGATTCTCGATGTGACTCCGTCGCGCATAGAGTATACGGCTCAAGGTTCCGAGCCGATGGTGTGGGAAGCGTAA
- a CDS encoding polysaccharide deacetylase family protein: protein MNYLLNKKVLLIAACCLILSSCGPDHSSTKKNGSNITPSQSSEVIPPVQKELETDQSNEGALNRENAPSSTGGAEQQVSTPAAPVIPEYKYHINKVYRVVPNTEGIEKKVVLLTFDDGPKEKAMLEGMLDTLEKHEAKAIFFVNGYRVKSNPDLLKLIHDRGQIIGNHSWDHIDLKKESADTARKQVEDVQQIVEEIIGESPRFFRPPFGSGNDTLHGIVEENDMIYMTWSNGSLDWDTKFKNKPDGIIKNVMEQLHPGSNILMHELPWTAEALDELLTRIKAEGYGFVDPHTISVQSEHSADSK from the coding sequence ATGAATTATTTGCTCAACAAGAAGGTGCTGCTCATCGCAGCCTGCTGCCTTATTCTTAGCTCATGCGGCCCGGATCATTCATCCACTAAGAAGAATGGTTCAAACATCACCCCAAGCCAGTCCTCCGAGGTAATCCCTCCTGTTCAAAAGGAGCTGGAAACAGATCAAAGCAATGAGGGCGCGCTAAACAGAGAAAATGCCCCATCTTCAACCGGAGGTGCGGAGCAGCAAGTCTCCACCCCTGCTGCCCCCGTAATTCCAGAGTATAAGTATCACATCAACAAAGTGTATCGCGTAGTACCAAATACGGAAGGCATCGAGAAGAAAGTCGTGTTGCTAACTTTTGACGATGGTCCCAAAGAGAAGGCAATGCTGGAGGGAATGCTCGATACCCTTGAAAAGCACGAGGCAAAGGCGATTTTTTTCGTAAATGGCTACCGGGTCAAGAGCAATCCAGATTTACTTAAGCTCATTCATGATCGAGGTCAAATTATTGGTAACCATAGCTGGGATCATATCGATTTGAAAAAGGAATCCGCAGACACCGCCCGTAAGCAAGTCGAGGATGTGCAGCAGATTGTCGAAGAAATTATCGGCGAGAGCCCCCGGTTTTTTCGACCGCCTTTCGGTTCCGGTAATGACACGCTCCATGGCATCGTTGAAGAAAATGATATGATTTACATGACCTGGTCTAACGGTTCGCTTGACTGGGATACAAAATTCAAGAACAAGCCAGATGGCATCATCAAAAATGTCATGGAACAGCTTCATCCCGGCAGCAATATCCTCATGCATGAACTGCCCTGGACTGCAGAAGCTCTAGATGAGCTGCTCACCAGGATCAAAGCAGAAGGCTATGGATTCGTTGATCCACACACAATATCCGTTCAGTCTGAGCATTCGGCTGACTCCAAATAA
- a CDS encoding genetic competence negative regulator yields the protein MRIERLGQDKIRIFLTFDDLSERGIQKEDMWQEIPKVHDLFTEMMDQAYNEVGFDATGPLAVEVFALPAQGMVVIVTRGKYDHHHGIGSHYEDELPDEVYEMEVTLEQSDTILYSFDDFEVLIEAAHVLQPMLTESGRLFKYNGKWILQLEPEDLEEGRHPAVIAVLAEFGEATSVTSAILEEYGNKVMSENAIGVICSNFKRQD from the coding sequence ATGAGAATTGAAAGACTTGGCCAAGATAAGATACGGATTTTCCTCACGTTTGACGACCTTAGCGAACGCGGCATTCAGAAAGAGGACATGTGGCAGGAGATTCCCAAGGTTCATGACCTGTTCACTGAAATGATGGATCAGGCTTATAACGAAGTGGGATTTGACGCTACAGGCCCCTTGGCCGTTGAAGTTTTCGCGCTTCCTGCTCAAGGGATGGTCGTCATAGTGACGCGCGGTAAATACGATCACCATCATGGGATCGGATCGCATTATGAGGATGAATTACCGGATGAAGTCTATGAGATGGAAGTAACGCTGGAGCAGAGTGACACCATTCTATATTCCTTTGATGATTTTGAGGTATTGATTGAAGCTGCTCATGTTCTGCAACCTATGCTTACGGAATCTGGAAGACTATTTAAATATAATGGGAAATGGATTCTTCAGCTGGAGCCGGAAGATTTGGAAGAAGGCAGACATCCAGCAGTCATCGCGGTTCTCGCAGAATTTGGCGAGGCAACTTCTGTAACCTCAGCGATACTGGAGGAATACGGCAATAAGGTCATGTCCGAGAATGCGATTGGGGTTATTTGTAGTAACTTCAAACGTCAGGACTAG